One Setaria viridis chromosome 5, Setaria_viridis_v4.0, whole genome shotgun sequence genomic region harbors:
- the LOC117855659 gene encoding protein FAR1-RELATED SEQUENCE 5, whose amino-acid sequence MRMRWVETGEPAVELLFRQAIVQLPSVRCHGASLMNESMDPNMIPREGMSFHTEAEAKAFYMRYAQLAGFGVKMKATNVREEHADDINKLIEFFKDCEAQNPQFRWEPKLDSEGVIHSLFWSHASMQGDYADFGDAMSFDTTHKTNIYEKPLAMFVGSNHHLQNTLFGCALVGDETAETFEWVFKAFKKCMGQIRTRCILTDQDQAMGVAIAKEFPGVVHKICRWHVVNKHMPHLTNLFGMYAKKNFKDKFYSVLNHPLTPVEFEAAWQELLDEFDLQKDGTLDSLYCQRQLYVPVYFKDQYCGRMASTQRSESSNFVMKKCFVNKHTALHRFAKKMLDFMHSRKMKESEESYHGMSKRLTRSKWPFEIQVSRIYTRNVFKDFEKKMIDCTAYDIEDNPIEGETCYLVTHTNRSSKISWGQHQFKVRANKENGEFHCECKEWQHTGLFCVHLLRAFMRIQLNSIPQHYILRRYTKYAQQELGFDRNDKLLVGADGVTQLYRIKDLTSLAMAAVRSGSMSRAAHIRTREVLAKLDKDNKEIPPDIGPSTTNMHQESPGEELSDCSESDDGYGDNTNDEQLAKRVTQELGQANVDGNEARESIKGKMVLATNLDAFGGEFVRNEVVLTNQTDMTTKDARVHEGCAPHSGEYHANDDRLISRVPPTRSKTKGRSIPPSEKKEITLGAKGVKKGTRKCSICGYYATHNARTCPKLQHNKERLEVLKNRMRGRPRGAQHKRSTSQHDSGGEEHNIGRQQDTKKCQENKYIDYESNDEQFRDTDMEG is encoded by the exons ATGAGAATGAGATgggtggagactggagagccTGCCGTCGAGCTGCTGTTCCGTCAAGCCATTGTGCAGCTGCCATCAGTGCGGTGCCATGGTGCCAGCCTGATG AATGAAAGCATGGATCCAAATATGATACCCAGAGAAGGGATGTCATTCCACACGGAAGCTGAAGCAAAGGCGTTCTACATGAGATATGCACAACTGGCCGGGTTCGGCGTGAAAAT GAAGGCCACTAATGTACGGGAAGAACACGCAGATGACATAAACAAGCTTATTGAATTCTTCAAGGATTGTGAGGCTCAAAACCCGCAGTTCCGATGGGAACCAAAGCTGGACTCTGAAGGTGTTATACACAGCTTATTCTGGAGTCATGCAAGCATGCAGGGCGATTATGCAGATTTTGGTGATGCAATGAGCTTTGACACAACTCATAAGACTAACATTTATGAGAAGCCACTAGCAATGTTTGTTGGATCAAACCACCATCTGCAGAATACATTGTTTGGATGTGCATTGGTAGGAGATGAAACAGCGGAAACTTTTGAATGGGTGTTCAAAGCATTCAAAAAGTGCATGGGACAAATAAGAACAAGGTGTATCCTCACAG ACCAAGACCAGGCAATGGGAGTGGCGATTGCCAAAGAGTTCCCAGGGGTTGTTCATAAGATTTGCAGATGGCATGTGGTTAACAAGCACATGCCACATCTAACCAACCTCTTTGGGATGTATGCGAAGAAAAATTTCAAGGACAAATTTTATTCTGTGCTAAACCACCCACTCACCCCTGTGGAGTTTGAGGCCGCTTGGCAGGAACTATTGGATGAGTTCGACCTACAAAAGGATGGCACTTTAGATAGCCTTTACTGCCAGCGACAACTGTATGTGCCGGTATATTTTAAAGACCAATATTGTGGCCGGATGGCATCGACACAGAGAAGCGAGAGCTCAAATTTTGTCATGAAGAAGTGTTTTGTTAACAAGCACACGGCTTTGCACAGGTTCGCCAAAAAAATGCTTGACTTCATGCATTCACGTAAGATGAAGGAGTCTGAAGAGTCGTACCATGGAATG AGCAAAAGGCTCACAAGAAGCAAGTGGCCATTTGAAATACAGGTTTCAAGAATTTATACTAGAAATGTTTTCAAAGACTTTGAAAAGAAGATGATCGATTGCACGGCTTACGATATAGAAGACAATCCAATAGAGGGTGAAACATGCTATCTGGTAACTCACACAAATAGGTCTTCTAAAATATCTTGGGGGCAGCACCAGTTCAAAGTCCGTGCAAACAAAGAAAATGGTGAGTTTCATTGCGAGTGCAAGGAGTGGCAGCATACAG GTTTGTTCTGCGTGCACTTGTTGAGAGCCTTCATGAGAATCCAGCTAAATAGTATACCACAACATTACATTCTCCGTAGATACACAAAATATGCACAGCAGGAGTTGGGATTCGACAGGAATGACAAGCTCCTAGTTGGGGCTGATGGAGTCACACAGTTGTACAGAATCAAAGATCTAACGTCCCTAGCAATGGCTGCAGTCAGGTCTGGGAGCATGTCGCGCGCTGCGCACATTAGAACGAGAGAGGTGTTGGCAAAGCTTGACAAAGATAACAAAGAAATACCCCCTGACATCGGGCCAAGCACAACAAACATGCACCAAGAATCACCAGGAGAG GAGTTATCAGATTGTAGTGAAAGTGATGATGGCTATGGTGACAACACAAATGATGAACAATTGGCGAAAAGGGTTACCCAG GAATTGGGACAAGCGAACGTGGATGGAAATGAAGCCAGAGAGAGTATAAAGGGGAAAATGGTTCTTGCAACAAATCTG GATGCTTTTGGCGGAGAATTTGTGCGAAACGAGGTTGTGCTAACCAACCAAACAGACATGACAACTAAAGATGCAAGAGTGCATGAAGGATGTGCACCCCACAGTGGCGAG TATCATGCCAATGATGATAGACTGATCAGCCGAGTCCCACCTACGAGATCCAAGACTAAAGGGCGGAGCATACCACCATCTGAAAAGAAGGAAATTACGCTGGGAGCCAAAGGTGTGAAAAAGGGCACAAGGAAATGCAGTATTTGTGGGTACTACGCAACACATAACGCGAGAACATGTCCCAAACTCCAGCATAACAAAGAGCGCTTGGAAGTATTGAAGAACAGAATGAGAGGCAGGCCACGAGGAGCACAGCATAAGAGAAGTACCAGCCAGCATGAtagtggaggagaagagcaTAACATAGGGCGACAGCAGGACACAAAGAAGtgccaagaaaataaatatattgaTTACGAGAGCAATGACGAGCAGTTTAGGGACACGGATATGGAAGGGTGA